One genomic window of Gossypium hirsutum isolate 1008001.06 chromosome D11, Gossypium_hirsutum_v2.1, whole genome shotgun sequence includes the following:
- the LOC107941393 gene encoding uncharacterized protein — MSSAPICYLTSCKAWDVDLQCPEDHLWPSKILGINVKATFIASQKTEREDEEGKKSGMARIIVQQESHKLRLEQLLNDVVTKDWNDTNIYDVLDSMQIPIGRSTVDEIVGCALGMVAKESYKNRKVLRMRVEIEVLVDEQPNLAEGDAYCIDAEADDFWETAEAFRKLRKVVVEEPVENLCSICLVGFLEGSEISATPCSHVFHDRCIRAWLKKCSKKFCPNCVTILA, encoded by the coding sequence ATGTCATCAGCTCCAATTTGTTACTTAACTTCATGCAAAGCTTGGGACGTCGATTTGCAATGCCCGGAAGACCACTTGTGGCCATCTAAGATACTCGGCATTAATGTTAAGGCAACTTTCATTGCCAGCCAGAAAACAGAACGAGAAGATGAAGAAGGAAAGAAGTCGGGCATGGCGAGAATTATCGTCCAACAGGAATCCCACAAGCTACGACTGGAGCAGTTGTTAAACGATGTCGTAACCAAAGACTGGAACGACACCAACATCTATGACGTATTGGACTCAATGCAAATCCCCATTGGTCGCTCCACGGTAGACGAAATCGTCGGCTGTGCGCTGGGCATGGTTGCGAAGGAGAGTTATAAGAACCGGAAAGTGTTGAGAATGCGGGTGGAGATTGAGGTATTGGTGGACGAACAGCCGAATTTGGCGGAAGGGGATGCTTATTGTATCGATGCGGAGGCTGATGATTTTTGGGAGACGGCGGAGGCGTTTAGGAAGCTAAGGAAAGTGGTGGTGGAAGAGCCTGTTGAGAATTTATGTTCCATTTGTTTGGTTGGGTTCTTGGAGGGATCGGAGATTAGTGCTACACCATGCTCTCATGTATTCCATGATCGTTGTATTAGAGCTTGGCTAAAGAAATGCAGTAAGAAATTCTGTCCTAACTGTGTTACCATTTTGGCCTAA